In the genome of Kluyveromyces marxianus DMKU3-1042 DNA, complete genome, chromosome 1, one region contains:
- the STE3 gene encoding Ste3p — translation MGYSQAIIGLSVIAFLVLLPPLAWHSYTRNTPAIILIVWLLLMDLKAIVDASVWGGADFRDKWLGHGWCDIMTKLQVGANVGVSCAVANIAFNLLRILKANKEIPDNRSWKKIRVDLAISLVFPIIIMSVIYVVQVFRYGIFRYNGCQAMLSPTWLTTILYTLWMLVWSLIGFIYASLLLFVFYRKRQDVRDILHCTNSGLNISRFARLLVFCMLIILVMFPFSIYSFVSDLKHVNASYRHYSFSETHNSGIWNVILRFDPGKPLYSVWLYILMSYLVFLIFGLGADALHMYANFLRTIGLGKAVDTTAEWRVKHRNTRLGKLTEKILPSGFAQSGDSSAQFTCGSSSDGSLSMSEYGDKHDYPSSPSQFEIDYTLPHERNMRENGGGSGAGYTPSSYDPKLSTIFHSISRGSDDSTDGDSSSSSKAGQVQYHYRLDRR, via the coding sequence ATGGGGTACTCACAAGCGATTATAGGATTAAGCGTCATTGCTTTCCTCGTACTTTTACCTCCTTTAGCATGGCACTCATACACCAGAAATACACCCGCCATAATATTAATTGTGTGGCTACTCCTGATGGATCTTAAGGCAATTGTCGACGCATCTGTATGGGGTGGAGCAGATTTCAGAGACAAATGGTTAGGACATGGCTGGTGTGATATAATGACCAAGCTTCAAGTAGGAGCCAACGTTGGAGTCTCTTGCGCTGTTGCTAATATTGCTTTTAATCTTCTCAGAATCTTGAAAgccaacaaagaaataccaGATAACCgttcttggaagaagattcGTGTAGATCTAGCAATTAGCTTGGTTTTCCCAATTATTATCATGAGTGTGATATATGTGGTCCAAGTTTTCAGATATGGTATCTTCAGATACAATGGATGCCAGGCAATGCTTTCTCCAACTTGGCTGACAACAATCCTTTACACACTTTGGATGCTTGTGTGGTCACTTATTGGATTCATCTATGCCTCTTTGCTGCTTTTCGTCTTTTACCGGAAACGTCAAGATGTGAGAGATATTTTACACTGTACGAATTCTGGATTAAACATATCCAGGTTTGCTAGACTACTCGTCTTTTGCATGCTTATCATATTGGTGATGTTCCCCTTCTCGATCTACTCATTTGTGTCAGATTTGAAACATGTCAATGCTTCATATCGCCATTACAGCTTTTCGGAGACCCATAATAGCGGAATCTGGAATGTAATTCTAAGATTCGACCCCGGGAAACCCTTGTACAGTGTTTGGCTCTACATTTTGATGTCCTATCTAGTATTTCTCATTTTTGGACTTGGTGCTGACGCATTACATATGTATGCGAATTTCCTCAGGACAATTGGGCTTGGAAAGGCAGTGGACACTACAGCCGAATGGAGAGTCAAGCACAGGAACACTCGTCTTGGAAAGCTCACAGAAAAGATTCTACCAAGTGGGTTCGCACAAAGTGGCGACAGCAGCGCTCAATTTACATGCGGCAGTTCTTCTGATGGATCATTAAGTATGTCTGAATATGGAGACAAACATGATTATCCAAGCTCGCCATCTCAATTTGAAATCGATTATACCCTCCCACACGAAAGAAATATGCGAGAGAACGGTGGTGGTAGTGGGGCTGGCTACACCCCATCATCCTACGATCCTAAATTAAGCACCATATTCCATTCTATTTCTCGTGGCAGCGATGATTCGACGGACGGAGATTCAAGCAGTAGCTCAAAGGCAGGCCAGGTTCAATATCACTATAGATTAGATCGTCGATAA
- the SET2 gene encoding histone methyltransferase SET2 (H3 lysine-36 specific) encodes MTESSTETASFRQPKLFLDEKDMTEEAKKTYVGLDECSYTPRHMGNSKHEFMECDCFEDFKNGLNHACGEDSDCINRATLIECVNGLCKHSCGEDCQNQRFQKKQYADISVFKTKRKGYGVRANSDIQPHQFIYEYIGEVIPEEEFRKRMVKYDEMGFKHFYFMMLQTGEFIDATIKGCIARFCNHSCNPNAYVNKWVVNGKLKMGIFANRLISKGEEVTFDYNVDRYGANAQPCYCEEPNCIGFLGGKTQTDAASLLPQNFADALGIKPSMEKKWMNMKKAKGEKIVKSDTTTVNVEFVNSLDLEPCTKTEDVNRVMSVLLQVDDAFIAEKLLERIITTDDEAMHYQFIKLHGYLICSRLLTMFEDKPHIVAKILNFLAVLPKTTKNGITQSGIDKKVEEIKGKDSEFKSVCEELLDKWSKYETYTRISKKDVNENSKVIDLRRIRLPIGWELIHENGKPVYYNAQRQIKQSVPPTDSAYRSNSNGNISNNGNGGGASDLKSRSGTPNGGTSRYSGSNKYIPPPTYGQMQQKRNLSPEEYEKRKRMRLEWEQRELEQRKQREQEELKAKLEQEKLKKSELERIIEEANKQKEQEKLEKIKQQKEEEEKRKLKKQTNHTSVVEAKWVKFFAKYVPNLIKNYQQEVGKELFKESAKNIVKSLAQKEMKKGSSRLPPDELSQEKRAKVKTFSTQYMDRLIAKMKEKEKAKKTIT; translated from the coding sequence ATGACTGAAAGTAGTACTGAAACTGCCAGTTTTAGGCAGCCAAAACTATTTCTTGATGAAAAGGACATgacagaagaagcaaagaaaacgTATGTTGGGTTAGATGAATGTAGTTATACTCCTAGGCATATGGGTAATTCAAAACATGAGTTCATGGAATGTGAttgttttgaagattttaaaAATGGTCTAAATCACGCATGTGGTGAAGATTCTGATTGTATTAATAGAGCCACACTAATCGAATGTGTGAACGGGCTATGTAAACATTCATGCGGTGAGGATTGTCAAAACCAACGgttccagaagaagcaataCGCAGATATATCTGTGTTCAAAACTAAGAGAAAGGGCTATGGTGTGCGTGCTAACTCAGATATACAGCCACATCAGTTCATTTACGAATACATTGGTGAAGTAATACCGGAAGAAGAGTTTCGGAAACGTATGGTTAAGTACGATGAAATGGGATTCAAGCACTTTTACTTTATGATGTTACAGACAGGTGAATTCATAGATGCAACGATCAAGGGTTGCATTGCCAGATTCTGTAACCATTCTTGTAATCCTAATGCATATGTTAATAAGTGGGTTGTTAACGGTAAGTTGAAAATGGGTATTTTCGCTAATAGGCTCATTTCGAAGGGAGAAGAGGTTACATTTGATTACAATGTTGATAGATATGGAGCAAACGCTCAACCGTGTTATTGTGAGGAACCCAACTGTATAGGTTTCCTTGGTGGTAAGACACAAACCGACGCGGCTTCTTTGTTACCTCAAAACTTTGCAGATGCACTAGGTATCAAACCTTCAATGGAGAAGAAATGGATGAATATGAAGAAGGCCAAGGGAGAGAAAATTGTCAAGAGTGACACTACAACTGTTAATGTCGAATTTGTTAATTCGCTTGACTTAGAGCCATGTACGAAAACCGAAGATGTCAATAGAGTGATGAGTGTGCTATTGCAAGTGGATGACGCATTCATTGCGGAAAAATTACTTGAAAGAATCATCACGACAGATGATGAGGCTATGCACTATCAATTCATCAAGTTACATGGGTATTTGATATGTAGTCGACTTTTGACAATGTTTGAAGACAAACCTCACATTGTTGCAAAGATCTTAAACTTTCTAGCAGTGCTACCAAAAACTACCAAGAATGGTATTACGCAATCAGGTATTGACAAAAAGGTGGAGGAAATAAAAGGTAAGGATTCGGAGTTCAAATCTGTTTGTGAAGAGCTTCTTGATAAATGGTCTAAGTACGAGACTTACACAAGgatatcaaagaaagacGTTAATGAAAACAGCAAGGTGATAGATCTACGGAGAATACGTTTGCCCATTGGATGGGAGCTTATCCATGAAAATGGTAAACCAGTGTATTATAACGCTCAAAGGCAAATCAAACAATCGGTTCCTCCCACCGATTCCGCTTATAGATCGAACTCGAACGGCAACATCAGCAATAACGGAAACGGCGGAGGAGCTTCGGACTTAAAATCTCGTTCGGGTACACCAAATGGTGGTACCAGTCGGTACAGCGGTTCCAATAAATACATTCCCCCACCAACGTATGGCCAAATGCAACAAAAGAGGAACTTATCGCCAGAGGAATAcgaaaagaggaaaaggatGAGGCTAGAATGGGAACAAAGAGAACTAGAGCAACGTAAAcaaagagaacaagaagaactcaAAGCCAAGCTCGAGCAGGAGAAACTAAAGAAGTCGGAATTGGAGCGGatcattgaagaagcaaacaagcaaaaagaacaagaaaagcttgaaaagatcaaacaacaaaaggaagaagaggagaaAAGGAAGCTTAAAAAACAGACTAATCACACCAGCGTAGTTGAAGCGAAATGGGTGAAATTCTTCGCCAAATACGTTCCAAATCTAATAAAAAATTACCAACAAGAAGTCGGTAAGGAActcttcaaagaatcagCTAAAAACATAGTGAAATCTCTAGCCCAAAAGGAGATGAAGAAAGGTAGCTCGAGATTGCCTCCAGACGAACTCTCGCAGGAGAAACGCGCTAAAGTCAAAACCTTTTCGACACAATACATGGACCGTTTGATAGCGAAgatgaaagagaaggaaaaggctaaaaaaacaataacataG
- the LST4 gene encoding Lst4p translates to MLGRLLRTSSMTDFMAFGGGSNGSAGTSGEEAFQNEPCYMTDDFKTLLFGTRDRMLFDRSASDRLHSGGFRLIIAQELGHLSSRNNYQVVLDHGSPSFHGTSHIPLNELKDYIFGSPIRTVDYSASSDKIKVVKNANIVLFTRIFYLDEKSTLRFAISCCISDDFLPVLTELWPRVSQYLDQCERTLVNFMVKNSTHFLPKDWKSRDCVEVGCVLQTFQRKVIPLLCGYADTPRLFLYPMNSIPYIKTWVKYVTNWIELKDGPRMRFLPVLLAKLRYDFASILKDQTNARVVVLTGNMNVANRLIFILTAFIGPHFQGTLHKSATPQMFALSAANNSGHINYSSNINNNKKVTNFSKFSDSPFELKSSSSSITETSKGWEIPRTKRNPTLGVTSVSSDETGVQSFIQPSSLKSGASSVHYLSSSLNSTYGSYGSWFKKVAQSPSSSQETTSILRHNGSSTSLHQQAVLSNANVSQRATPQPSPTVTEYDEYPWIGGSPITRDSPRFEKRASISAIHGVTDRKALLQHEIYEVDMKRTLNRLIDEEDLNEAFASLVLDPPKFSTTQPDENKNHGEIVEVDAILPNKMLSQFDTPHKELLPRYTAYTPAYNQYFQLQACQITPESENKIIHSMKRDLSSIDQNSNSTSTLLISLRSREIKQITIIKDVNNRFIQKTKRIFQNGKIGPVSKAMVLAIEKTEAQLKGLMENIEDNVELQSQFNDIVECLQPS, encoded by the coding sequence atgctCGGGAGGTTGCTTCGTACGTCATCGATGACTGATTTCATGGCATtcggtggtggtagtaATGGTAGTGCGGGTACAAGTGGTGAAGAGGCGTTCCAGAACGAGCCATGCTACATGACCGATGATTTTAAGACGTTATTATTTGGTACAAGAGATAGGATGTTGTTTGATCGGTCGGCAAGCGACAGGTTGCACTCAGGAGGGTTTCGGTTGATTATAGCTCAAGAATTGGGTCATTTAAGCAGTAGAAACAACTATCAGGTGGTGCTAGATCATGGGTCCCCGTCGTTCCATGGCACGAGTCATATTCCTCTGAATGAGCTGAAGGATTATATATTCGGATCGCCGATTCGGACTGTTGATTACTCTGCCTCGAGCGATAAGATCAAGGTGGTGAAAAATGCAAACATTGTACTTTTCACGAGGATATTCTATTTGGATGAGAAGTCGACGCTTCGATTTGCTATCAGTTGTTGTATCTCCGATGATTTTTTGCCAGTTTTAACAGAGTTGTGGCCCAGAGTCTCTCAGTATTTGGATCAATGTGAGCGCACGCTAGTTAACTTTATGGTGAAGAATTCGACGCATTTCTTGCCTAAAGATTGGAAGTCTCGCGACTGTGTTGAAGTTGGATGTGTGTTGCAGAcatttcaaagaaaagtaaTACCTTTGTTGTGCGGATATGCCGATACACCCAGGTTATTTTTGTATCCAATGAACTCTATACCTTACATCAAGACGTGGGTGAAATATGTGACTAACTGGATTGAATTGAAGGATGGTCCCCGAATGAGATTTTTACCTGTTTTGCTGGCGAAACTACGGTACGATTTCGCGTCCATTTTGAAAGACCAAACAAATGCACGAGTTGTCGTCTTGACGGGGAATATGAATGTTGCCAACCGTCTCATATTCATACTCACCGCTTTCATTGGTCCACATTTCCAAGGCACGTTGCATAAGTCGGCTACGCCACAAATGTTTGCGCTGTCAGCCGCAAATAACAGCGGTCATATTAATTATAGCAGCAAcatcaataataataagaaaGTGACAAACTTTTCTAAGTTCTCGGACTCTCCATTCGAACTAAAATCCTCAAGTAGCAGTATCACAGAAACAAGCAAAGGTTGGGAAATCCCGCGAACCAAAAGAAACCCAACCTTGGGTGTAACTAGTGTTTCATCGGATGAAACAGGTGTTCAAAGTTTTATCCAACCTTCGTCACTGAAAAGTGGCGCGTCTTCGGTACATTATTTGTCTTCATCTTTGAACAGTACATACGGAAGCTATGGCTCGTGGTTCAAGAAAGTAGCCCAATCTCCATCGTCTTCTCAGGAAACTACATCCATTTTGCGTCATAATGGGAGTAGTACATCATTGCACCAGCAAGCTGTTCTAAGCAATGCTAATGTCTCGCAACGTGCAACGCCACAGCCTTCTCCAACGGTAACAGAATATGATGAATATCCATGGATAGGTGGGTCTCCAATAACTCGTGATTCACCAAGGTTCGAAAAACGAGCATCTATCTCGGCTATACATGGTGTCACTGACAGAAAGGCTCTTCTGCAACATGAAATATACGAAGTCGACATGAAAAGAACTCTGAACAGGCTAatagatgaagaagactTGAATGAAGCCTTTGCTTCTTTAGTGTTAGATCCCCCAAAATTTAGCACTACGCAGCCAGACGAAAACAAGAATCATGGAGAAATTGTGGAGGTTGACGCGATTCTTCCAAATAAAATGTTATCGCAATTTGACACACCCCATAAAGAACTTTTACCCAGATATACAGCATATACCCCAGCTTACAACCAATATTTCCAGTTGCAAGCATGTCAAATCACTCCAGAAtctgaaaataaaattataCATTCCATGAAAAGAGACCTTTCAAGCATAGATCAAAATAGCAATAGTACTTCAACACTCCTCATCTCCCTAAGATCAAGAGAGATTAAGCAGATAACAATAATCAAAGACGTTAATAACAGGTTTATTCAAAAAACTAAGAGGATTTTCCAAAACGGAAAGATCGGTCCAGTTTCAAAGGCAATGGTTTTGGCTATAGAAAAAACTGAAGCCCAGCTAAAGGGATTGATGGAAAACATTGAAGATAACGTCGAATTGCAGTCCCAGTTTAATGATATAGTAGAGTGCTTACAGCCATCATAA